A stretch of the Panicum virgatum strain AP13 chromosome 9N, P.virgatum_v5, whole genome shotgun sequence genome encodes the following:
- the LOC120691445 gene encoding uncharacterized protein LOC120691445 — MNSRPIVLIFLLLVLIITSQFEWKQQIGEAEANPTATRRRQQALEREDAVKEKIILAQEKNIQQLNELIQSLQLQLLHCRGSNSTAHTTSSQSTGNNEVEGQEMIGD, encoded by the exons ATGAATTCGAGGCCAATAGTTCTTATCTTCCTCCTGCTCGTGCTCATCATCACATCACAGTTTGAGTGGAAGCAACAGATTGGTGAGGCTGAGGCGAATCCAACAGCTACACGGAGGAGGCAGCAGGCACTTGAAAGGGAAGATGCTGTTAAAGAGAAA ATAATATTGGCACAAGAGAAAAATATTCAGCAACTTAATGAGCTTATCCAGAGCCTTCAACTTCAGCTGTTGCATTGCCGTGGCAGTAATAGTACTGCTCATACCACCTCAAGTCAGTCGACTGGCAACAACGAAGTGGAGGGACAGGAAATGATCGGTGATTGA
- the LOC120692882 gene encoding uncharacterized protein LOC120692882, whose translation MAFWEPCFGKDNECCDCECSWTKFLIWSAVVLLVGGLVAVLVIAFAVVFPPKAKADDAVLQRFALAPGNPAANSTISYNLTATVSLRNPNIYRTIAYGPLAVAFSFNGSRFDESATIPPFDHKPRKTATVRVTVGGVDKLVKLTAPGVKEFAAENDTSKFAVEMRLDTTLQYKGRSAKCPLVVICPLQLQLVDPDVAATAFQRTKCTILRAKKSGC comes from the coding sequence ATGGCCTTCTGGGAGCCCTGCTTCGGCAAAGACAACGAGTGCTGCGACTGCGAGTGCAGCTGGACCAAGTTCCTCATCTGGTccgccgtcgtcctcctcgtgGGCGGCCTCGTCGCCGTGCTCGTCATCGCCTTCGCCGTCGTGTTCCCGCCCAAGGCCAAGGCCGACGACGCCGTGCTGCAGCGGTTCGCGCTGGCGCCGGGCAACCCCGCCGCCAACTCCACCATCTCCTACAACCTCACGGCCACGGTGTCGCTGCGGAACCCCAACATCTACCGGACCATCGCCTACgggcccctcgccgtggccttctCCTTCAACGGCTCCCGCTTCGACGAGTCCGCCACCATCCCGCCCTTCGACCACAAGCCGCGCAAGACGGCCACGGTCCGCGTCACCGTCGGCGGCGTGGACAAGCTCGTCAAGCTCACCGCGCCCGGGGTGAAGGAGTTCGCCGCGGAGAACGACACGAGCAAGTTCGCCGTGGAGATGCGGCTGGACACGACGCTGCAGTACAAGGGGCGCAGCGCCAAGTGCCCGCTCGTCGTCATCTGCCCGCTCCAGCTGCAGCTCGTCGACCCCGACGTTGCCGCCACCGCGTTCCAGAGGACCAAGTGCACCATCCTCCGGGCCAAGAAGTCCGGGTGCTAA
- the LOC120687766 gene encoding glycine-rich RNA-binding protein RZ1A-like, protein MSDVEEYRCFIGNLSWSTTDESLKDAFDKFGNLTEAKVVLDKFSGRSRGFGFVTFDEKKAMEDAIEGMDGLDLDGRNITVDKAQPQGPGRDRNGDRDYDRDRGSRYDRGRDYGGGGGRAPRGGGGGGGDCFKCGKPGHFARECPSGDGGRGDRYGGRDDRYGGGGGGRYGSDHGGDRYSGRSRDGGSYGGDRYNRDRSGPY, encoded by the exons ATGTCTGATGTTGAGGAGTACCGTTGCTTCATCGGGAACCTGTCATGGTCGACAACTGATGAGAGCCTCAAGGATGCATTCGACAAATTTGGAAACCTCACTGAGGCAAAG GTGGTTCTTGACAAATTTTCTGGCCGATCTCGTGGTTTCGGCTTTGTAACATTTGATGAGAAGAAAGCTATGGAGGATGCTATTGAAGGGATGGATGGCCTGGACTTGGACGGGAGGAACATCACTGTCGATAAAGCTCAGCCACAAGGGCCTGGTAGAGATCGTAATGGTGATCGTGACTATGATCGTGACCGTGGATCTCGTTATGACCGTGGCCGTGactatggtggtggtggtggacgtGCAccacgtggcggcggcggcggcggtggggactGCTTCAAGTGCGGAAAACCTGGTCATTTTGCTAGGGAGTGCCCATCTGGGGATGGTGGGAGAGGGGATAGATATGGTGGCAGAGATGACAGgtatggtggcggtggtggtggtcgttATGGATCTGACCATGGTGGTGACCGATACTCTGGCCGTAGCCGAGATGGTGGCAGCTACGGGGGCGACCGCTACAACCGTGACCGATCTGGTCCCTACTGA
- the LOC120691444 gene encoding NDR1/HIN1-like protein 3 gives MCDDCECCGCFGSYSRFACGFCIGLAIIAAVAVIVVLVVGYGHAAQPRFQVEDASLARFALATTSPAATISYNLTLTLAVRNPNWAMGATFRSLEADYLFDGQRFDRVDVAAPGYVLPARKTAVFRIASGADVVSVMLGSAGVKAYRRQSGKGVFDVEAALSGQVKYQLHSTWCRLESRCPLKLQLAGQDAAAVVFQKTTCELLRSSQRGC, from the coding sequence ATGTGCGACGACTGCGAGTGCTGCGGCTGCTTCGGCTCGTACAGCCGCTTCGCGTGCGGCTTCTGCATCGGCCTCGCCATCATCGCCGCGGTCGCCGtcatcgtcgtcctcgtcgtcggctACGGCCACGCGGCCCAGCCCCGGTTCCAAGTCGAGGACGCCTCGCTCGCGCGCTTCGCGCTCGCCACGACGtcgcccgccgccaccatctcctACAACCTCACGCTCACGCTCGCCGTGCGCAACCCCAACTGGGCCATGGGCGCCACCTTCCGCTCCCTCGAGGCCGACTACCTCTTCGACGGCCAGCGCTTCGACCGCGTCGACGTCGCCGCGCCGGGCTACGTCCTGCCCGCCAGGAAGACCGCCGTGTTCCGCATCGCCAGCGGCGCCGACGTGGTGAGCGTCATGCTCGGGAGCGCCGGCGTCAAGGCGTACCGGAGGCAGAGCGGCAAGGGAGTGTTCGACGTCGAGGCGGCGCTCTCGGGGCAGGTCAAGTACCAGCTGCACAGCACGTGGTGCAGGCTGGAGTCCAGGTGCCCGCTCAAGCTGCAGCTCGCCGGGCAGGACGCCGCCGCAGTCGTCTTCCAGAAGACCACATGCGAGTTGCTCCGGTCATCGCAGAGGGGGTGCTGA